A window of the Apostichopus japonicus isolate 1M-3 chromosome 8, ASM3797524v1, whole genome shotgun sequence genome harbors these coding sequences:
- the LOC139972131 gene encoding probable palmitoyltransferase ZDHHC24, with amino-acid sequence MMVLKALVKYVCQSIKHILPSQYNCMCIANISGTVYLWFMTILLALVLFFVIIPGFQSDAFMMHFTLGLMCYIILEMFSNYFLCLYNNSYFESEKSFSSQSKLLPPTNGSKHWEYCVPCQHYYPPRAHHCPVCKRCILKRHAHCFVVGVCLGHRNLRFFLVFTFYCSVGLFCIALFTWMYLSESHGAVLSHEGLSYLYPVTIFQWITGGLKSSVFGLVTLLYVDMMLCLGSASQFAYHFIHILKGQTSHEADSDVITYDQGVFRNLSEVFGRFWILPFFLPLPLQLPSDGIHWKKPTKGY; translated from the coding sequence ATGATGGTGCTGAAAGCTCTCGTCAAGTATGTTTGCCAATCCATCAAACACATACTGCCAAGTCAGTATAACTGCATGTGTATCGCAAACATCAGTGGAACAGTGTATTTATGGTTCATGACTATTCTACTGGCACTGGTGCTATTTTTTGTCATCATCCCTGGATTTCAGAGCGATGCATTCATGATGCACTTCACACTCGGTCTAATGTGCTATATCATCCTTGAAATGTTCTCCAATTACTTCCTCTGTCTCTACAATAACTCTTACTTTGAGTCGGAGAAGAGTTTCTCGTCACAGTCGAAGCTATTGCCGCCGACAAACGGAAGTAAACATTGGGAATACTGCGTACCCTGTCAGCATTATTACCCGCCCAGGGCCCACCATTGTCCCGTGTGTAAACGTTGCATCCTCAAGAGACATGCACACTGTTTCGTCGTAGGCGTCTGCCTGGGACACCGAAACCTACGTTTCTTTCTAGTCTTCACGTTTTACTGCTCGGTGGGATTATTTTGCATAGCTCTGTTTACGTGGATGTATCTCAGTGAATCACACGGTGCAGTTTTGTCTCATGAAGGTCTGTCATATTTATACCCTGTGACCATCTTCCAGTGGATCACAGGTGGCCTGAAGAGCAGCGTCTTCGGGCTGGTCACTCTTCTGTACGTCGATATGATGCTCTGTTTAGGATCCGCCTCCCAATTTGCATATCACTTCATCCACATATTGAAAGGACAGACTTCCCACGAGGCTGATAGTGATGTGATTACGTACGACCAGGGTGTCTTCCGGAATCTATCGGAAGTCTTTGGGAGATTTTGGATCTTGCCGTTCTTCTTGCCGTTACCCCTGCAGCTTCCATCCGATGGAATTCATTGGAAGAAACCAACCAAGGGATACTGA